The Etheostoma cragini isolate CJK2018 chromosome 5, CSU_Ecrag_1.0, whole genome shotgun sequence genome contains a region encoding:
- the nsmfb gene encoding NMDA receptor synaptonuclear signaling and neuronal migration factor isoform X1, which produces MGTAVSKRKNLRSDAISSVAAKVRAARAFGECLSNTNPENCNGADHLLSNTFPNQNCDSPVVIHLHNNSLTPQSHCLPISKPQKSSQSNPCAHLQSPPKLNTLQAPLGPSKRQLSVERSLSIEDPPGARGQEGSVVVKPARVYTITREGEMTLVGRGSEESLELDVLKSQSQAPASAHHNLSCTSQPSATAACSSHHHSSHHRSNYHHAHQHHGGPPSSSQPLQSSGSANNIRDWGMRRGGSRDEYTPDCVACIRAPCQSQRSLDLDTSPQDGRKPRKKLERMYSEDRASNDEREDTPNSWFPKENMFSFQTATTTMQAISAFRGIAEKKRRKREQEAATMMERNFRTHLRVVGSRRMKVQTFADRRAKSFSRSWSDPTPVKPDSLHDSRDSGELPTSSGTLDEGLDEDADWDEEREMERVACEGEDFIPPKIMLISSKVPKAEYVPNIIRRDDPSIIPILYDHEHATFDDILGEIEKKLIGYRKGCKIWNMLIFCQGGPGHLYLLKNKVATFAKVEKEEDMIQFWRRLSRLMSKLNPKPNLIHIMGCYVLGSANGEKLIQTLKKLMRPSSVEFKSPLELSAEGKDMIETYFDFRLFRLWKSRQHSKLLDYDDLL; this is translated from the exons ATGGGAACTGCGGTGTCCAAAAGGAAGAATCTGAGGAGCGATGCGATATCTTCCGTGGCAGCAAAAGTTAG AGCAGCCAGAGCATTTGGAGAATGCCTGTCCAATACCAATCCAGAGAACTGCAACGGAGCAG ATCATCTATTGTCTAACACCTTCCCTAACCAGAACTGCGACTCTCCAGTCGTCATCCACTTGCATAACAACAGTCTGACACCACAGAGCCACTGTTTGCCCATATCGAAACCCCAAAAGTCCAGCCAATCCAATCCCTGTGCTCATCTCCAGTCTCCGCCTAAGCTTAACACCCTCCAGGCCCCTTTGGGCCCCTCTAAACGTCAACTCTCGGTGGAGCGCAGCCTCTCCATAGAGGACCCACCAGGTGCCAGGGGTCAAGAGGGGAGCGTGGTGGTGAAGCCAGCGAGGGTGTATACAATCACAAGGGAAGGAGAGATGACCCTTGTGGGTCGTGGCAGCGAGGAGAGCCTGGAGCTGGACGTGCTGAAGTCTCAGTCCCAGGCTCCTGCCTCTGCTCACCACAACCTGTCCTGCACCAGCCAGCCGTCCGCCACAGCTGCCTGCAGTAGCCATCATCATAGTAGCCATCACCGCAGCAACTATCACCATGCCCACCAACATCACGGAGGCCCGCCGTCATCATCACAGCCACTCCAGAGCTCTGGGAGCGCCAACAACATCCGGGACTGGGGGATGAGGAGAGGGGGGTCGCGGGATGAATATACCCCAGACTGCGTGGCCTGCATTCGGGCTCCGTGTCAAAGCCAGCGCTCCCTGGACCTGGATACCTCACCGCAGGATGGAAGGAAGCCCCGCAAGAAACTGGAGAGGATGTACAGCGAGGACAGAGCGTCTAATGATGAAAGGG AGGACACCCCTAATAGCTGGTTCCCCAAAGAGAATATGTTCAGCTTTCAGACAGCCACCACCACCATGCAGGC AATATC GGCTTTCCGAGGCATTGCTGAGAAAAAGAGGCGGAAAAGAGAGCAGGAGGCAGCCACCATGATGGAGAG AAATTTCCGCACACACCTTAGGGTTGTGGGCAGCCGCAGGATGAAAGTCCAGA CCTTTGCCGACCGCCGGGCCAAGAGTTTCAGCCGCTCATGGAGTGACCCGACCCCGGTCAAGCCTGACTCCCTGCATGACTCCAGAGACA gtGGCGAGCTTCCGACCTCCTCAGGGACACTAGATGAAGGGCTGGACGAGGACGCCGACTGGGACgaggagagggagatggagagagtggCTTGTGAAGGAGAGGACTTCATCCCACCTAAAATCATG CTGATATCCTCCAAGGTCCCAAAGGCTGAATATGTTCCTAACATCATTCGTAGGGACGATCCCTCCATCATCCCCATTCTTTAT GACCATGAACATGCCACGTTTGATGACATCCTCG GGGAAATAGAGAAGAAGCTGATTGGCTACAGGAAAGGCTGCAAGATCTGGAACATGCTTATTTTCTGCCAG GGAGGCCCGGGCCATCTGTACCTGCTGAAGAATAAAGTGGCCACCTTTGCAAAAGTGGAGAAGGAAGAAGACATGATCCA GTTCTGGCGCCGGCTCAGCAGGCTGATGAGTAAGCTCAACCCCAAGCCCAACCTCATCCACATCATGGGCTGCTACGTGCTGGGCAGCGCTAACGGAGAAAAG
- the nsmfb gene encoding NMDA receptor synaptonuclear signaling and neuronal migration factor isoform X2, with the protein MGTAVSKRKNLRSDAISSVAAKVRAARAFGECLSNTNPENCNGADHLLSNTFPNQNCDSPVVIHLHNNSLTPQSHCLPISKPQKSSQSNPCAHLQSPPKLNTLQAPLGPSKRQLSVERSLSIEDPPGARGQEGSVVVKPARVYTITREGEMTLVGRGSEESLELDVLKSQSQAPASAHHNLSCTSQPSATAACSSHHHSSHHRSNYHHAHQHHGGPPSSSQPLQSSGSANNIRDWGMRRGGSRDEYTPDCVACIRAPCQSQRSLDLDTSPQDGRKPRKKLERMYSEDRASNDEREDTPNSWFPKENMFSFQTATTTMQAISNFRTHLRVVGSRRMKVQTFADRRAKSFSRSWSDPTPVKPDSLHDSRDSGELPTSSGTLDEGLDEDADWDEEREMERVACEGEDFIPPKIMLISSKVPKAEYVPNIIRRDDPSIIPILYDHEHATFDDILGEIEKKLIGYRKGCKIWNMLIFCQGGPGHLYLLKNKVATFAKVEKEEDMIQFWRRLSRLMSKLNPKPNLIHIMGCYVLGSANGEKLIQTLKKLMRPSSVEFKSPLELSAEGKDMIETYFDFRLFRLWKSRQHSKLLDYDDLL; encoded by the exons ATGGGAACTGCGGTGTCCAAAAGGAAGAATCTGAGGAGCGATGCGATATCTTCCGTGGCAGCAAAAGTTAG AGCAGCCAGAGCATTTGGAGAATGCCTGTCCAATACCAATCCAGAGAACTGCAACGGAGCAG ATCATCTATTGTCTAACACCTTCCCTAACCAGAACTGCGACTCTCCAGTCGTCATCCACTTGCATAACAACAGTCTGACACCACAGAGCCACTGTTTGCCCATATCGAAACCCCAAAAGTCCAGCCAATCCAATCCCTGTGCTCATCTCCAGTCTCCGCCTAAGCTTAACACCCTCCAGGCCCCTTTGGGCCCCTCTAAACGTCAACTCTCGGTGGAGCGCAGCCTCTCCATAGAGGACCCACCAGGTGCCAGGGGTCAAGAGGGGAGCGTGGTGGTGAAGCCAGCGAGGGTGTATACAATCACAAGGGAAGGAGAGATGACCCTTGTGGGTCGTGGCAGCGAGGAGAGCCTGGAGCTGGACGTGCTGAAGTCTCAGTCCCAGGCTCCTGCCTCTGCTCACCACAACCTGTCCTGCACCAGCCAGCCGTCCGCCACAGCTGCCTGCAGTAGCCATCATCATAGTAGCCATCACCGCAGCAACTATCACCATGCCCACCAACATCACGGAGGCCCGCCGTCATCATCACAGCCACTCCAGAGCTCTGGGAGCGCCAACAACATCCGGGACTGGGGGATGAGGAGAGGGGGGTCGCGGGATGAATATACCCCAGACTGCGTGGCCTGCATTCGGGCTCCGTGTCAAAGCCAGCGCTCCCTGGACCTGGATACCTCACCGCAGGATGGAAGGAAGCCCCGCAAGAAACTGGAGAGGATGTACAGCGAGGACAGAGCGTCTAATGATGAAAGGG AGGACACCCCTAATAGCTGGTTCCCCAAAGAGAATATGTTCAGCTTTCAGACAGCCACCACCACCATGCAGGC AATATC AAATTTCCGCACACACCTTAGGGTTGTGGGCAGCCGCAGGATGAAAGTCCAGA CCTTTGCCGACCGCCGGGCCAAGAGTTTCAGCCGCTCATGGAGTGACCCGACCCCGGTCAAGCCTGACTCCCTGCATGACTCCAGAGACA gtGGCGAGCTTCCGACCTCCTCAGGGACACTAGATGAAGGGCTGGACGAGGACGCCGACTGGGACgaggagagggagatggagagagtggCTTGTGAAGGAGAGGACTTCATCCCACCTAAAATCATG CTGATATCCTCCAAGGTCCCAAAGGCTGAATATGTTCCTAACATCATTCGTAGGGACGATCCCTCCATCATCCCCATTCTTTAT GACCATGAACATGCCACGTTTGATGACATCCTCG GGGAAATAGAGAAGAAGCTGATTGGCTACAGGAAAGGCTGCAAGATCTGGAACATGCTTATTTTCTGCCAG GGAGGCCCGGGCCATCTGTACCTGCTGAAGAATAAAGTGGCCACCTTTGCAAAAGTGGAGAAGGAAGAAGACATGATCCA GTTCTGGCGCCGGCTCAGCAGGCTGATGAGTAAGCTCAACCCCAAGCCCAACCTCATCCACATCATGGGCTGCTACGTGCTGGGCAGCGCTAACGGAGAAAAG